The genomic stretch TTGTCTGTTGTTCAGTATGGTGCATTTTGTGATATTTATATCTTTTGTGGTGTCTGGGTAGTAGTCACACAATATTCCTTGAAGGAATGATGTGCCTGTAGTAATCAATATGTCCTCTATTGCTCGCTGGTATAGACACCAGTGGGGTAGAATCTCTTCATTTGCTTTGGGATGCTCTCTTCCAGGGCACTTTTTTGTATTTGAGTCTATTTTTTGAAAGTGTGTGAGAGACAGAAGTGTGGCATACTTTTTGTTGAAATGACAACATTGTGTGATAACACTTTGAAAGACTGTTTAAGTGTCCATGGGGATCGACATTTTCTAACAAGATGTAACAAAGAGATTATACTTTAAAGGTTATAACAAAATCATATGTTTTTCCAGCTCACCCTGCTCCCTTTTTTCCTATATTTCTATCTGGTGGTCACTGTCTGTCATCTGTCATCCTCCCACCTCCTAATTTCCACTGCCTCAATTCAATTCAACGAGCTTTACTGGCATTAAAAGGTGATTTTTACTTACTCTAGCTATCTCTCTCTCTTCATTTTGTCCTGTTAAATAATTTCCCGCCTTCAAGTCTGAAGTATCCCTCCACATGCGGGCTGCACAAGCCATGGTCAGCCTAAAGCGAGGCCAGTGCACTCTTTCACATCAAACAGTTCAAGCCAAGGCTATGTATTCTTTATTAGCTTGTCCATGTTCACGAATAAGCAAGGTGAGCTAAGTGACAGCGGGTTGTTGCAGGCACAGTGGAGGCTTGCATACTGGAATGTGAAGGACTGgtctgaaaaaataataaaattaacaataaaaagtactGTGGCAGCCTTGTAAATGACTTTTAATTATACAGCGACATCGTGTGGACTAAACTGGTAAATTATTTCAAAACACGTACAGTAAATACAGGATCATCGAATGATTTTGTCTTCCCTGTGTTCCCTTCCACTGTAAATCGTAATTTTGTCCTTTATTTGTGTTAATATATaattgtcagtcaaattagcagTATTTTTTCCAAAGTATTgatattacacattttattaATTGAAAATCTCTCAATTACTCAAAATAGAAGAAATTAAATCTACAATTTCAATGATATCTGAAATATCAATTGATTTGACTAAGTGTGTAAATCTGGGTTTGGACAAATTTAcgaaatgaagtaaaacaattttacaaaaagctaaaattacaacaaaattgacaaaatacaaaaaagaaatacaacaaatgcaaagggctaaaataatgacaaatttacacaaagaaattacaaaaaacttgaaatattttatttttcaaacactAAAATTGTAAAACAACACGCACAAATAAAATGTGCAAACCCTCCCAATTCTCATGCAAAAAGATACTTTACATTCCAACAAAGCTTTCTCTTCTGAAAATTTTACTTCATCTTGAACTGAAACACAAGTCTTTGAAAGCATTCCACAGTTGCCACACCTTCCCCCTCAGTTTGAGCCACATTCCGCCACATTCCACAGGTAACGAATGCGTTTACATATAAAACGGGGCCATTTTGGCCCCTCTCTGGTATTTCTAGATCGGGAGGCCAAATTGGCCCCTTCTTGGTACTCCTAGTGTTAAAGGTAAAACCGCATTATAAGCTATACAATACACGGTGTGGTAAAATTTTACTGTAGCAGATGGCCCCGTGCAACATCACATAGAATATGTACGATAATGTGGGAAACTGtcgtaaaaaatgtacattttaagcTTCTCGTACTATAATGTCAATTCCCATCTAGCGCCACTGGATGGACCAAAGATGCTCTATGAACAAGGATAGGATAACAAGGATACCATACAAATGTTTATTGAAAGAAACGTGACACGTATTACGTGTTTTATGGCTCATAATAAGATTTTTTCCaataacatttccaaaaaaacgACTGCATTTACATATGAAAACTGACTACCTGAGAGGGCCAAAATGGCCCTCTCAGGTATTTCTACGGTGGGAAGGTTGAAGCTGGTACTTCtagtgttaaaacataactgagattaattgagacctatcagtgtggaaaacgttatcaagccatttctaaagctttgggactccagcgaaccacagtgagagtcattatcgccaaatggcaaaaacatggaacagtggtgaacattcccaggagtgtccggccaagcaaaatgaccccaagagcgcagcaacgactcatccaaaaggtcacaaaagaccccacaacaacatccaaaggactgcaggcctcacttgccccagttaaggtcagtgttcatgactccaccataagaaagacactgggcaaaaacgacctgcatgacagagttccaagaccaaaaccactgcttaacaaaaacaacattcaggCTTGTCTCAATACGCCAGTCCACATCTGAATGGCtggaacaaaatgaagactttggagtggggCTGCACCGTgcccgagtggttagcatggtggccacaaagtcaggagattgggaagaccggggttcgaatctccgttgggcatctctgtgtggagtttgcatgttcttcctgtgcatgcatgggttttctccaggtactctggtttcctcccacattccaaaaacatgcatgttaggttaattggcaactctaaattgtccataggtatgaatgtgtgccTGAAtgattatttgtctatatgtgccctgcgattggctggcgaccagtgcagggtgtaccccgcctctcgcccgaaggctgctgggataggctacagcatacctgcgaccctaataaggataatggactttggagtggcctagtcaaattCCTGACcccctattgagatgctgtggcaacCGTGATAGAGGGAAGCCGCAAAAGTGGCGAggcagtactgtacagtactatacttttgtgacattttagTTGTAGGTTTTTTCTAATGAAAAATATGTGACTTGACTCAATAAGGGTTGGGGAACACTGCGATGACTTGGATGTGGATACACTGAAATgtgcataaaaaataataaacattaatCATCTTCATGTCTGCACTAAATTTAGCAAGATGAGGCCAGAAAAAGCCCAAATACCACCAGTAAGAGCTTCTTTAGGACCCATGGccacaaaagaaaataagtgaaaaaatgtcttttcacGTTATTCATTCCATATCATTCAGAGTTCACTCTGGTGGTTACAGAGAATCTGTGGGACTAAATTGCAACGTCACTGTTCCATGCTGTTAATTGAGGCAGGGCTATATTAAGGGTCAGATAAAAGTCATCTTGCTGGATGGCAGGAGATTTGTCTATTTTCTCATACTCATCCAAGACAACAGTCAGCTCTTTGGCACAGACCTCTCCCTGTATCCAGGAAGTGACGAAGAGGACTTTTAGCTGGGTCGAGACAATCGGAGGGAGGTTGTCACGTCTCTACAAAAAGTTATGTGGAAGAAGAGACCCGTCAGGCTAGCAATGGACGAATAAATTCGAACAGGAAgttaacttcaaaataaaagtacacaatagAAGTAGCTATTACCAGCGCTCAATTATATTCACATAGATCAGCCTTACGCACGTCACCCTGGTCCTATTTACTCCCCTTTAACATACATGGGactatttgtactttatttagcaGCGACAGTAGGATGACGCAAAGtggtttacttttgaaaatgcAAAGCGGAAGAAGTGAGCGAGTACATTTGTTTATGTCCTGCCTGAGAGAAGGGGTTTCTTCTTGACAAACACCGACCAGAAAAACATCCGACATGGGATCTTTGCAAGTACTTGAAACTTGACAACATTTACGAAGGACGTCACCAAACACAGATTTGAGTCTGGCTGTTGTTCTCACAAAGTTTACGGGTTTTACGTGTTTATGCTGAGGAGTGAAGTTAGAAAGGTTCGAGTTGAAAATGGAGAGGGCCAGCTGAGTGATAGTGGGGTGAGGAGGCTGGATTTGGCAAACTTGGGAGTCCTGCCCTGCCGCTAGCATGCTAGTTAGCAGGCTTAGCTTCGTCATCGTTAATCAGTCCGAATGAGGTGAGAACTAAAACTTTTTGACACTTGTGATATGACTTTTGTAGGTGGCGCCTTTGTTGGGTACGTTAAATACACTAAGTATGCTAAAATACTGGCATGTTTGTCATCGCTTACGGGAAGGTTAGGCATCATGAGGGCCTGGTTTAAACAACTTTTAGACAATTTTTTACAAAAGTACACCGCGCAATGTTTGAAAAGAATGGCGGTTTATGTCTCCACATCTAAGAaatgattcattttatttaaagtaCAGTATACCAAGTTGAACTCCTTGGGCGACCAACAGTGGCATTTGTTTTCTTAATAGTTGCAATGCAAACAATCCTACAATAGCGGATAGTGGAAGTTTGCATTTAGGCCAAACATAAGTGGTGTGCCTTTTTACTTAACAAGTTATCAGCGTTGTAGTGTTGCATATATAATACTAAATGTCACAGAGTTGCTTCACTCTTGCCAGCACCGAGCTTCATGGATGGATGTGGCGGCACTAACTATCATTGTGTGCTGTTTTTCAGAGCTTCCATCTTCACTTCTACAACTTTGTCCAAGGAGAGATTGATGGACGCTTTGCAGAATTTTCCAATGGATTCAATCAAAGCTGACACCTTTACTTCCAATGGAAATGCTGATTGAAGTTTGATGGTAACTTTTTGCAGTTGTCCTAAAGGCAACTCCACTCATGTTCTGCTGGATGCTACTTTGAAGGTAGATTTTTTTGCCCCGAGCTTCCATAATAACCCATGCCATTTGATGCAAGTCATTCGAAATATGAAGCTGTCTGACATGAGCTTCAGATGAGGTTTTCAGGCGCACTGACAGGCTGCAgatatttcaacaaaaacaacaacttgtgaCATGCAGTCGTAGTAACTCAACGGAGAAGACATACAGCATGTTTGCAATATTGCAGTGATGAAGACTTGGAAGTTTCACCTTCGACTTTAGTGGATGGATTTGGTATATTTAAGAACAGCAATTGCTGATGCCAGCTGATTGGGAGTCCACTTCAATTCATGAACCCTCTGTCTGAGTCAGGACTCAGCCTGGATGTTGGATGCCCTGAAGGTGTCGAGTCCGCGGTGATGAGGCAGGGTTCCTGATGGCCTGCATGGCTGGCTGAGCAGAGGCCCCAAGTTATGTGATGGGGTGCAGGAACAGTAAGGTCCTCCCTGAGCCTCCAGGGGATGTTCAGTTGGACCTGGTAAAAAAGGTTAGTAAAGGACATTACGTGAACTTCATCTACCAGGCACTTAATCACATCTCTACAATTTAATGAGATCCAGTGAAACGGTTTGTTGACTGATATAATATAGCACTAgcattatttaataatattagcTATTGTAGTTGTACTGTACTGGTATAGATCTTACACGTATTAACGTTACCAATACTTTGGGTGTGTTTACTACCCTACTTAAAACTGACAACACTGATAATATGACACAGTATTGAATAAATATTGTTGAATTAATGTGTAAGTAATTACTTAGTATTGCTATTAAGGTTAGACATTTAATTTAGATTACTTTATTGACCTTAAcagttgttatttttagaattatATTTGTATGCGGATGAGAGAATGACACAATAATGCTGCCCAAAGGTGTAATGAATCTCTTAGTGGATGTAGCTCAGCCTCTCATAGCTGATGCCATGATGTTGATAATAGGCTGCTAAGTGCTTGAGACTTTTTCACCTGCACCCAGTGCACACCGTTTGGCCTCAGTCGCTTCAAGATCCAATTTAATCAGTTAATTCTACACAATTGACCCTACTCTTAAGCCCAATGAATTTACTGTTATGCATGTCCCTAATCATTATGTTTGTAAAAGCAGAACTTTTGATTTAGCTTTTGTATTTAGCTTTTgatttgtattggatctcattagatccTACAACAACTCAATAACATTTGTAATTGTAACCATATTGTTAGTTACATCAACAGTGCTGTTTTAACTAAGTCCAACACCACACATCAATGATGCCGAGGTAAATTTGAAACTGGGACTGAtttatatcattattatgaaattTATAACAATTTTTAGAGACCAGCGATTTCTTCAAAGTGCCTCTGAAAGCCCAGTGATATGTAAATTGACATAGAATGGAGTCAGACTTTGACAGAATTATTAAATGGTTgaacaaaataattaaattattgCAGTTATTCGTTGTAGCTTAAGTCTCACACATTCTCATACACTCAATACACTTCACCATGACAGGTTTATTACTAAAATGTCCTTCGTGTCACAGTGGTAAAAGCAGCTGGAGATCcactaaaatatgcacattattaATAGCAATAGCTTGTCATGCCTTAAATGGAATTCCCATTTATCTACCTTGGCTATTTGCCCAAGTAGGTCCTTTTGAGAAACAATGCAGATACATTTTAATTATGTTGACATGATGACTTAACATAATAACTTAACATAAGCTACGAAGACGAGTTCCTACGAAAAATAATTCTCCATTATTGAGTTGATTTAACCGTTGTTGTATATGCTGAATCTGAGACAAAGTCTATCTATATGTTTTCTTCCAGGTGGATCCGCCCCCTCAAACAGATGTCTATAAGCACTTCATTCGAGGTGATGGCACTTTTAGCATGATGGGTGAGGCCGGTGGAGGGAGAGTGGACAAGGCAAGCGCCCCCTCCCCGTCGCTTACTCAGGCACAAGCTGCCACTCCCGTTGCCTCCAGCCAGCACCCTAAAAACCCATCAGAGGTGCCAGACACCCAGCGAAAAAAAGTGGCCAAATATCGAGCTAAATTTGACCCACGGGTCACGGCCAAGTATGACATCAAAGCACTGATAGGTCGAGGGAGTTTTAGCCGCGTTGTCCGTGTGGAACACAAGAGTACTCGACAGCCATATGCCATAAAGATGATCGAGACACGGTACAGAGAGGGCAGGGAGGTTTGTGAGTCCGAGCTGTGCGTTCTTCGACGGGTTCGCCACACCAATATAATCCAGCTCATGGAAGTCTTTGAGACGGCTGAGCGTGTTTACATGGTGATGGAGCTGGCTACTGGAGGAGAACTCTTTGACCGCATTATTGCTCGCGGCTCGTTCACGGAGCGAGATGCCACCCGGGTGCTGCAGATGGTGCTGGATGGTGTCAAGTATCTTCATACTTTGGGGATCACGCACCGAGACCTGAAGCCTGAGAACCTGTTGTACTACCACCCGGGAGCTGACTCAAagatcatcatcactgactttgGTTTGGCCAGCAGCAGGAAGAAGGGAGACGAGTGTCTGATGAAGACTACCTGCGGCACACCTGAGTACATTGCCCCAGAGATCCTGGTGAGGAAACCCTATACGAATGCCGTCGACATGTGGGCATTGGGAGTGATCTCATACATTCTGCTGAGCGGAACCATGCCATTTGAGAATGACAACCGCATGAGGCTCTACCGGCAGATCCTCAAGGGGAAGTACAGCTTTTCTGGAGAGGTGAGGAATcactgacagacacacacaaactaactttttttttttttactaggagcacagtggctcctaacttaaaattttagaaGTGCAAGCAGATATTTTAGGGGTGCACACCGGAATCaacttgcaaagtaaacattcacatttcctctcattttcatcgtattactgataaatattATTAACTCCGATACCGCCCTCTTTTTACACACATCGGctcgttttcttcttctttgatgtttgtctcctttcttcctcttcaggAGTGTGTGGGTTGGCAAACTAGCTAATTTGCACATGACTGTCAACTGCTGGGCTCAAGTGTGGAGcacaagtttgtcagcaacaaaaaatattcaataataatcaaCTAAAATGGGCAAATAAACTGGTAGGGTGTTAGATCCTCACGCGGTAGCCTCGTATTGTCTCTTGCTAGCTCCCACTAATCCCACTAACTTCTGAACACCTTCCACGGTTTGTTGTCTCTGTTTTTGTTAACACCGTTACTCCTTTCGCTACATTAGCTCACTTGATTACATTGTTATTCTTCAGGATGgtacttattgttgatgagagcttccagtacatcctggcgagatctgGAAAATGGATGCCGTCTTTGAGCTATGCGATGACTGACTTCTTTCTTGATTTCAGTAATGTTGTTTTCACTCGCACCTTTCTTTGGACTCATAGCGGTTtagccctgtccacacgggaacgaaCGGCCGtgagattttttatttattttttttggcgggttggaAATATTTACGTCCACACAGTGctagattagtaaatagttgcatcgaGATGGGAACAGATctctgagtgaaaacgatgtacaGTGTTCTTtcatagcctgcaataagtgaaatccaactatatttttgcaCAACGGTTACATAAGTTttcaggctgtaaaacccctcaccatacaatttataaacttttctcagacaggcattaacattttatcacatttgtctcttgtttaaacactcaaagttcaaattttgtatgaatttgaatgatcagtTTACAGGATTAGACACAAGAAatgtttcactcctctgatcatgGCTTGTCTTGGcttgtagcgtttttgtatcctcgttaaaacattcctcctcctcgtcctccatgaactgaagattcatttacagtattccaggcgcactacagccgcgtaacttctgccttcattcagcatgtatgatcgctaacagcaaacaggcagtcctgcatgaaggagattggctgtagaccattgtcaatcaattagAACGGGTAGAACGGCGGGTTCTCCTTTtcccaatcaggactgttgtggctctacatTTATTGAGAAAAACTGGACACGTCTTCAGCTCTCACGAGTATACAACActctctactggtagcagtagcaagtacaataacagacaccTGCATATGTCACTGTAATATACCACCAGGACGcggaacacaatgcacgttcatacgctgttaaaaataacatgtaaaattgcacacacaaaaaatgtgaaaggtgaactgccatgtagcgagggaacactaatacacaaggcacacctacgtgtggcgccaGGAACAGACATACAGACAGAATCATGTGACACActaaaccatagaagaagaaagaacacatgccTGTAAGTCTGTTTTCCTtattccaaggctcatctagacttacaaGGAGAGGAATTACTTCTCAGAGTCATTATGGaacataagacaacaaaatatcaggagaatgtcaactggggtgagtcatgtcacgTCATGTGATAAGTTGGCTTGttatcaaagctcacttctggtcacgtgaaggcgatgggtcggtgacgtcattgttttcaTGTCGGCTGTTGACGTGGATGAGTGGCTGAAATGGTAAAATACTTggcctgaaaacatttctgtatgGATATCCCCTTAGAGGTTGTTGcactcaataaaataaaaatgctcgGACAGGGGTCATCAACACCAAGGGTCCGTTGTTTAT from Dunckerocampus dactyliophorus isolate RoL2022-P2 chromosome 5, RoL_Ddac_1.1, whole genome shotgun sequence encodes the following:
- the pskh1 gene encoding serine/threonine-protein kinase H1 homolog; this encodes MGCRNSKVLPEPPGDVQLDLVKKVDPPPQTDVYKHFIRGDGTFSMMGEAGGGRVDKASAPSPSLTQAQAATPVASSQHPKNPSEVPDTQRKKVAKYRAKFDPRVTAKYDIKALIGRGSFSRVVRVEHKSTRQPYAIKMIETRYREGREVCESELCVLRRVRHTNIIQLMEVFETAERVYMVMELATGGELFDRIIARGSFTERDATRVLQMVLDGVKYLHTLGITHRDLKPENLLYYHPGADSKIIITDFGLASSRKKGDECLMKTTCGTPEYIAPEILVRKPYTNAVDMWALGVISYILLSGTMPFENDNRMRLYRQILKGKYSFSGEPWPSVSNLAKDFVERILTVDPSERLTAGQALKHPWIISMAAASSMKNLQRCISQNLLKRASSRCHSTKSAQSTHSSRSTKSNKARRVREKELRELNRRYQQQYNG